In a single window of the Micrococcaceae bacterium Sec5.7 genome:
- the atpB gene encoding F0F1 ATP synthase subunit A, translated as MIALALPAQDSGEFNPPGIEQLHLPAILPWGTADGFSKQMLLVILSVVIIATFFLLAARKQQLVPGKLQFAGEMAYGFVRNSIAKDIIGGKDFMKYVPLLFSLFFFILVNNIYGAIPVIQLPSFSHVGGAYVLAGIVYVTWIAIGVKKNGIKYFKLATVPSGVPFYILPIVIPIEIISNFLVRPVTHSLRLFATMLAGHLIVMIAGSGIEFLVMQENVLLKGTSVLVLGGSLAMYMLEALIMALQAYVFTLLTAIYIEGALHADSH; from the coding sequence TTGATCGCGCTTGCGCTCCCGGCCCAAGATTCAGGAGAGTTCAATCCTCCTGGAATTGAACAATTGCACCTGCCGGCAATCCTGCCGTGGGGTACGGCAGACGGATTCTCCAAGCAGATGCTGCTGGTTATCCTGTCGGTCGTCATTATCGCTACATTCTTTCTGCTAGCTGCGCGGAAGCAGCAGCTTGTTCCCGGCAAACTGCAGTTCGCAGGCGAAATGGCCTATGGCTTCGTCCGCAACAGCATTGCCAAGGACATCATCGGCGGCAAAGACTTCATGAAGTACGTCCCGCTGTTGTTCAGCCTCTTCTTCTTCATCCTGGTGAACAACATCTACGGCGCCATCCCGGTGATCCAGCTTCCGAGCTTCTCACATGTCGGAGGCGCCTACGTCCTCGCCGGCATCGTGTACGTCACCTGGATCGCCATCGGCGTCAAGAAGAACGGCATCAAATACTTCAAGCTGGCCACCGTGCCGTCCGGAGTTCCGTTCTACATCCTGCCGATCGTTATTCCGATCGAGATCATCTCCAATTTCCTGGTCCGCCCGGTCACGCACAGCCTCCGTCTGTTCGCCACCATGCTGGCCGGACACCTGATCGTGATGATCGCCGGCTCGGGCATTGAATTCCTCGTTATGCAGGAAAACGTCCTGCTCAAGGGCACCTCTGTACTGGTCCTTGGCGGCTCACTCGCCATGTACATGCTCGAAGCCCTGATCATGGCGCTTCAGGCCTACGTCTTTACCCTGCTGACTGCGATCTACATCGAAGGCGCGCTTCACGCCGACAGTCACTAG
- a CDS encoding F0F1 ATP synthase subunit gamma, protein MGAQLRVYRQRIKATQSMGKLFKAMELIATSRISRARSRVAASLPYANAITRAVSAVASQSEIDHPLTTEPAQIRRAAVLVVASNRGLAGSYSASVLKQSEQLHGLLSAEGKEVKTYLVGNKAQAYFQFRNREFAQSWLDATDAPQFATAKDISQVLLGDFAKEFEDGGVDEIHVVYTRFVSMVLQVPTVVRLLPLEVSEEQVTESSVLLPLYEYEPEPEQVLDALLPRYIEARIFNALLQAAASELAARQRAMKSASDNARDLVKKFTRLANTARQAEITQELSEIVAGADSLNAS, encoded by the coding sequence ATGGGAGCCCAGCTTCGGGTCTACCGCCAGAGAATCAAAGCGACTCAGTCGATGGGAAAGCTCTTCAAGGCGATGGAACTGATCGCTACCTCGCGAATCAGCAGAGCTCGTTCGCGCGTAGCGGCCTCACTGCCCTATGCGAACGCCATCACGCGCGCCGTGTCGGCGGTTGCTTCTCAGTCTGAGATTGACCACCCGCTCACGACCGAGCCGGCGCAGATCCGACGCGCCGCTGTTCTGGTGGTCGCCTCCAACCGCGGCCTGGCCGGGTCATACTCCGCCAGTGTGCTCAAGCAGTCCGAGCAGCTCCACGGGCTGCTCAGCGCCGAGGGCAAGGAAGTGAAGACATATCTGGTCGGGAACAAGGCGCAGGCCTACTTCCAGTTCCGGAACCGTGAATTCGCGCAGTCATGGCTTGATGCCACGGATGCGCCTCAATTCGCCACGGCCAAGGACATCAGCCAGGTTCTGCTCGGGGACTTCGCCAAGGAGTTCGAGGACGGCGGTGTGGACGAGATCCACGTCGTCTATACACGATTCGTCTCCATGGTCCTCCAGGTCCCCACTGTTGTCCGGCTGCTTCCGCTGGAGGTTTCGGAGGAGCAGGTCACTGAATCATCTGTTCTGTTGCCGCTCTACGAGTATGAGCCCGAGCCCGAGCAGGTTTTGGATGCACTTCTGCCGCGCTACATCGAGGCACGTATCTTCAATGCACTCCTGCAGGCCGCTGCAAGCGAGCTGGCTGCCCGCCAGCGTGCCATGAAGTCTGCCAGCGACAATGCCCGCGATCTGGTCAAGAAGTTCACACGACTTGCCAACACTGCCCGTCAGGCGGAGATCACACAGGAGCTTTCAGAGATTGTGGCCGGAGCCGATTCGCTCAACGCGTCGTAG
- the atpD gene encoding F0F1 ATP synthase subunit beta has translation MTATATEQVAKTAGVTGRIARVIGPVVDVEFPADAIPGIYHALTAEITLAGATHMVTFEVSQHLGDNLVRAIALQATDGLVRGAAVTSTGAPISVPVGDVVKGHIFNVLGKPLDVEESSLEITERWPIHRKPPSFDQLEGSTEMLETGIKVIDLLTPYIKGGKIGLFGGAGVGKTVLIQEMITRVARNFGGTSVFAGVGERTREGNDLWVEMEEAGVLKDTALVFGQMDEPPGTRLRVALSALTMAEYFRDVQKQDVLLFVDNIFRFTQAGSEVSTLLGRMPSAVGYQPNLADEMGLLQERITSTKGHSITSMQAVYVPADDYTDPAPAATFAHLDATTELSREIASRGLYPAVDPLTSTSRILDPQYIGKDHYNTAVRVKQILQKNKELQDIIAILGVDELSEEDKIVVSRARRLQQFLSQNTYTAKQFTGVEGSTVSIKDTVEGFTSICDGELDHVAEQAFFNVGGLDDVERQWAKIQEQTK, from the coding sequence ATGACTGCCACCGCAACCGAACAGGTAGCCAAGACCGCTGGCGTCACGGGCCGTATCGCCCGTGTCATCGGCCCGGTTGTCGACGTCGAGTTCCCGGCTGACGCAATCCCCGGCATCTACCATGCCCTGACCGCGGAGATCACCCTTGCGGGTGCAACCCATATGGTCACCTTTGAGGTCTCCCAGCACCTGGGCGACAACCTGGTCCGCGCGATCGCGCTTCAGGCAACAGATGGCCTGGTTCGCGGCGCGGCTGTGACGAGCACTGGTGCTCCGATCTCCGTTCCCGTCGGCGACGTCGTCAAGGGTCACATCTTCAACGTTCTGGGCAAGCCGCTCGACGTTGAGGAATCCAGCCTCGAGATCACAGAGCGCTGGCCGATCCACCGCAAGCCCCCGAGCTTTGACCAGCTCGAGGGCTCCACCGAGATGCTGGAGACAGGCATCAAGGTCATCGACCTTCTCACCCCGTACATCAAGGGCGGAAAGATCGGCCTCTTCGGTGGTGCCGGTGTGGGCAAGACCGTGCTGATCCAGGAAATGATCACTCGTGTGGCACGGAACTTCGGTGGTACTTCGGTATTCGCCGGTGTTGGCGAGCGTACCCGTGAAGGCAACGACCTCTGGGTTGAAATGGAAGAGGCAGGCGTCCTGAAGGACACCGCTCTTGTGTTCGGGCAGATGGATGAGCCACCGGGAACGCGTCTGCGTGTTGCACTGTCTGCCCTGACCATGGCGGAGTACTTCCGCGATGTTCAGAAGCAGGACGTGCTTCTCTTCGTTGACAACATCTTCCGCTTCACCCAGGCCGGCTCCGAGGTTTCGACCCTTCTGGGCCGGATGCCTTCCGCCGTGGGTTACCAGCCGAACCTGGCCGATGAGATGGGCCTCCTCCAGGAGCGCATCACCTCCACCAAGGGTCACTCCATCACGTCCATGCAGGCTGTATACGTGCCGGCAGATGACTACACCGACCCGGCTCCGGCTGCGACGTTCGCCCACCTCGATGCAACAACCGAGCTTTCCCGTGAAATTGCTTCACGAGGTCTGTACCCGGCCGTTGACCCGCTGACGTCCACCTCCCGAATCCTGGATCCCCAGTACATCGGCAAGGATCACTACAACACGGCTGTCCGTGTGAAGCAGATCCTGCAGAAGAACAAGGAACTCCAGGACATCATCGCCATCCTTGGTGTTGACGAACTTTCGGAAGAGGACAAGATCGTCGTGTCGCGTGCACGACGTCTCCAGCAGTTCCTTTCCCAGAACACCTACACCGCCAAGCAGTTCACCGGCGTCGAAGGCTCCACCGTTTCCATCAAGGACACGGTTGAAGGCTTCACTTCCATCTGCGATGGCGAGCTGGACCACGTTGCTGAGCAGGCGTTCTTCAACGTCGGCGGCCTGGACGATGTCGAGCGCCAGTGGGCCAAGATCCAGGAACAGACCAAGTAG
- a CDS encoding F0F1 ATP synthase subunit delta yields the protein MAGVSSGSLTAALTALEAKLPTASLQLAKELFGILGTVDSSAGLRRALTDPSRTGDEKSALVKQLVGGKVSAEAAEIAGGLASSRWASARDIGDALETLAATVVIAVAENKSAASASGITGLEELENDLFSFNQTVASSHEAQGALSEPQASAAAKIALAGRLVPGASEEAKVLIGQAVSQPRGIKATKLVGRFAELAAKRQQRWIATVGVSRPLTEAQTSRLQTGLNSLYGRELKVNFTVDPALIGGIRVQIGDEVVDASVLARLGQLHRQLAG from the coding sequence ATGGCAGGTGTATCGAGCGGATCGCTGACCGCCGCGCTGACCGCGCTGGAAGCAAAGCTTCCGACGGCCTCGCTGCAGTTGGCTAAGGAACTCTTCGGAATCCTGGGAACGGTGGACAGCTCGGCTGGCTTGCGCCGGGCGCTGACTGACCCGTCCCGCACCGGTGACGAAAAGTCGGCGCTGGTGAAGCAGCTCGTCGGCGGGAAAGTCTCCGCTGAGGCTGCGGAAATCGCGGGCGGACTGGCCAGTTCACGCTGGGCATCGGCGCGGGATATCGGCGATGCACTCGAGACTCTTGCCGCAACGGTGGTTATTGCCGTTGCTGAAAACAAGTCGGCCGCTTCTGCCTCCGGAATCACCGGTCTGGAAGAGCTGGAGAACGATCTGTTCTCCTTCAACCAGACCGTTGCTTCCAGTCACGAGGCGCAGGGTGCGCTGTCTGAACCGCAGGCAAGTGCCGCTGCAAAGATCGCACTTGCCGGGAGATTGGTTCCTGGCGCAAGCGAGGAAGCAAAGGTCCTCATCGGCCAGGCCGTGTCGCAGCCCCGCGGCATCAAAGCCACCAAGCTCGTCGGCCGTTTCGCCGAGCTTGCAGCCAAGCGTCAGCAGCGCTGGATTGCAACGGTGGGCGTCTCCCGTCCCTTGACGGAGGCGCAGACCAGCCGTCTGCAGACAGGGCTCAACTCCCTTTACGGACGCGAGCTCAAGGTCAACTTCACTGTTGACCCTGCACTGATCGGTGGAATCCGGGTCCAGATAGGCGACGAAGTGGTTGACGCTTCGGTACTTGCCCGTCTGGGCCAGCTGCACCGTCAATTGGCCGGCTAG
- a CDS encoding F0F1 ATP synthase subunit B, which translates to MNQLIISAATEGAGDTNPLIPNIWEMGVVLVGFAVLMYIVVKFVVPMFEKTFAERAEAIEGGIAKAEKAQAEASAALEEYKQQLSDARAEANRIREEARAEGAQILAELKEKAAAESARITAQAHVQIESERQAAVVSLRSEVGTLATTLAGRIVGESLNDDERSARVVDRFLADLENQNAGAAK; encoded by the coding sequence ATGAATCAGCTGATCATCTCAGCCGCCACTGAAGGCGCCGGGGATACCAACCCGCTCATTCCCAACATTTGGGAAATGGGCGTAGTCCTCGTCGGCTTTGCGGTCCTCATGTACATCGTGGTCAAGTTTGTTGTCCCGATGTTCGAGAAGACGTTCGCAGAGCGCGCCGAGGCTATCGAAGGTGGCATTGCCAAGGCTGAAAAGGCCCAGGCCGAGGCCTCTGCCGCGCTCGAAGAGTACAAGCAGCAGCTCAGCGACGCCCGTGCAGAAGCCAACCGTATCCGCGAGGAAGCTCGCGCAGAAGGCGCCCAGATCCTGGCAGAGCTGAAGGAGAAGGCGGCTGCAGAGTCTGCCCGCATCACGGCCCAGGCTCACGTGCAGATCGAATCCGAGCGTCAGGCGGCCGTTGTGTCCCTCCGCTCAGAGGTGGGCACGCTGGCCACTACGCTGGCAGGCCGCATTGTTGGCGAGTCGCTCAACGATGACGAGCGCTCGGCACGTGTCGTCGACCGCTTCCTGGCAGATCTGGAGAACCAGAACGCAGGTGCAGCTAAGTAA
- a CDS encoding MraY family glycosyltransferase — protein sequence MIMYLLMMLTAAVVSYGATWGARLIGNRLELFSPIRSRDVHSSPVSRLGGLGIFAGFLVALVVASQSFFVKDIFRGNSAPWGVLAGAAVIVIVGMADDLLDLRWWVKLIGQSIAALVVAIWGVRMTVIPFIPDPIRIESDLLHILLTAGLIVTTMNAFNFIDGLDGLAAGVAIIGGVAFFLTAYWVHRNAVLLDRSDLATLLTAVVVGSCVGFLPHNWFPSKIFMGDSGAMLIGLLMATAGVVSTGQISSGLYDRANGIPTIIPILLPFAVLFLPLLDLGLAVVRRTALGRSPWSADRGHLHHKLMDVGYSHRSAVLLLYMWTCVLAFGGLAFAVFPWQIVLVVDILAALAMALMTAWPYLSRKSTVPGE from the coding sequence ATGATCATGTACCTGCTCATGATGCTGACAGCGGCCGTGGTGTCTTACGGCGCAACGTGGGGTGCCCGGCTGATCGGCAACAGGCTCGAGCTGTTCTCGCCGATTCGAAGCCGGGATGTGCACTCCTCGCCCGTGTCCAGACTGGGCGGGCTAGGTATATTCGCGGGCTTCCTGGTTGCGCTGGTGGTGGCGAGCCAGTCCTTCTTTGTCAAGGATATTTTCCGCGGCAACTCCGCTCCGTGGGGGGTTCTGGCCGGTGCCGCAGTCATTGTCATAGTGGGGATGGCCGATGATTTACTGGATCTGCGCTGGTGGGTCAAGCTTATTGGCCAAAGTATTGCCGCCCTGGTGGTAGCCATCTGGGGGGTTCGGATGACCGTCATTCCGTTCATCCCCGATCCGATCCGGATCGAATCGGATCTGTTGCACATCCTGCTCACCGCCGGACTGATTGTGACCACCATGAATGCCTTCAACTTCATTGACGGTCTGGACGGACTTGCGGCCGGCGTAGCCATCATCGGCGGCGTGGCATTCTTCCTTACCGCCTACTGGGTGCACCGGAACGCGGTGCTGCTGGACCGTTCGGACCTCGCCACCCTGCTGACCGCCGTTGTGGTTGGCAGCTGCGTTGGATTCCTGCCACACAACTGGTTCCCGTCGAAGATCTTTATGGGCGATTCCGGCGCGATGCTCATCGGGTTGCTGATGGCGACCGCCGGTGTGGTGTCCACGGGCCAGATCTCCTCTGGTCTCTATGACCGGGCCAACGGCATCCCGACGATCATCCCCATCCTTCTGCCGTTCGCCGTACTGTTCCTGCCATTGCTGGATCTGGGACTCGCTGTAGTCAGGCGCACAGCGCTGGGGCGTTCACCGTGGTCCGCGGACAGAGGCCACCTCCACCACAAGCTGATGGACGTCGGTTACTCGCACCGCAGTGCCGTCCTGCTGTTGTACATGTGGACGTGTGTTCTGGCGTTCGGCGGCCTGGCCTTTGCCGTCTTCCCGTGGCAGATCGTTCTTGTTGTGGATATCCTCGCTGCGCTGGCCATGGCGCTTATGACCGCCTGGCCCTATCTGAGTCGCAAGAGCACAGTGCCCGGCGAGTGA
- the atpE gene encoding ATP synthase F0 subunit C, with translation MNGSINGSLNLIGYGLSAIGGGIGVGLVFAAYINGVARQPEAQRVLQPIAFLGLALTEALAILGLVFAFVLK, from the coding sequence ATGAACGGCTCCATCAACGGCTCCCTCAACCTCATCGGCTACGGCCTCTCCGCCATCGGTGGTGGTATTGGTGTGGGTCTCGTTTTCGCGGCTTACATCAACGGTGTGGCACGTCAGCCCGAAGCGCAGCGCGTACTGCAGCCGATCGCATTCCTCGGCCTCGCGCTGACTGAAGCCCTCGCCATCCTTGGCCTGGTCTTCGCTTTCGTTCTCAAGTAA
- a CDS encoding F0F1 ATP synthase subunit epsilon, translating to MAELEVEIVAADHFVWSGAAKMVKARTSDGEIGILPGHSPLLAILAEGELAIMPVTGDRIDVVVDGGFFSVDNNRVVIVADNAQLGDAATAGIR from the coding sequence ATGGCTGAGCTTGAGGTTGAGATTGTCGCAGCGGATCACTTCGTGTGGTCCGGAGCGGCCAAGATGGTCAAGGCCCGCACCAGCGATGGTGAAATCGGAATCCTGCCCGGCCACTCGCCCCTGCTGGCGATCCTGGCCGAAGGTGAACTGGCGATCATGCCGGTGACCGGGGACCGCATTGATGTAGTTGTTGACGGCGGATTCTTCTCCGTCGACAACAACCGGGTGGTTATTGTTGCTGACAACGCCCAGCTGGGCGACGCGGCTACTGCTGGGATCCGCTAG
- the atpA gene encoding F0F1 ATP synthase subunit alpha, with the protein MAELTINADDVRNALNEFAASYEPGNAERVEVGRVSAAGDGIARVEGLPSVMANELLRFEDGTLGLAQNLDVREIGVIILGDFTGIEEGQEVHRTGEILSVPVGDAFLGRVVDPLGQPIDGLGEIKAETTRALELQAPGVTERKSVHEPLQTGLKAIDAMIPIGRGQRQLIIGDRKTGKTAIAVDTILNQKSNWDSGDVQKQVRCIYVAIGQKASTIAEIRQTLEDNGALEYTTIVASPASDPAGFKYLAPYAGSAIGQHWMYGGKHVLVIFDDLSKQAEAYRAVSLLLRRPPGREAYPGDVFYLHSRLLERCAKLSDELGAGSMTGLPIIETKANDVGAFIPTNVISITDGQIFLQSDLFNANQRPAVDVGVSVSRVGGAAQVKAMKKVSGTLKLDLAQYRDMQAFAMFASDLDAASRQQLTRGARLMELLKQGQYTPYPVENQVVSIWAGTKGHLDAVPLEDVQRFEAEFLEHLKHSTSVLTTLAQTNVLDDDTLAVLEAAIKDFSKGFFGEGDNHLVGAGHEEFDALAQADVDQEKIVKQKR; encoded by the coding sequence ATGGCCGAATTGACCATCAACGCCGACGACGTCCGTAATGCGTTGAACGAGTTCGCGGCGTCCTACGAACCCGGAAACGCAGAGCGCGTAGAGGTTGGCCGCGTATCCGCCGCAGGTGACGGAATCGCCCGTGTTGAGGGCCTTCCCTCGGTCATGGCGAACGAGCTTCTTCGCTTTGAAGACGGCACCCTGGGCCTCGCCCAGAACCTCGACGTCCGCGAGATCGGCGTCATCATTCTCGGTGACTTCACCGGAATCGAAGAGGGCCAGGAAGTCCACCGCACGGGAGAGATCCTTTCCGTTCCCGTGGGCGATGCCTTCCTCGGCCGCGTCGTTGACCCGCTGGGTCAGCCGATTGACGGCCTCGGCGAGATCAAGGCTGAAACCACCCGGGCACTGGAGCTCCAGGCTCCCGGCGTGACCGAGCGCAAGTCCGTGCACGAACCGCTGCAGACCGGTCTCAAGGCTATCGACGCCATGATCCCGATCGGCCGCGGCCAGCGGCAGCTCATCATCGGTGACCGCAAAACCGGTAAGACGGCCATCGCCGTCGACACCATCCTTAATCAGAAGTCCAACTGGGACTCGGGTGACGTCCAGAAGCAGGTTCGCTGCATCTACGTCGCCATCGGCCAGAAAGCTTCGACGATCGCCGAGATCCGTCAGACCCTTGAGGACAACGGCGCGCTCGAATACACCACGATCGTTGCCTCACCGGCTTCCGACCCCGCTGGCTTCAAGTACCTTGCGCCGTATGCCGGTTCGGCAATCGGACAGCACTGGATGTACGGCGGCAAGCATGTCCTGGTGATCTTCGATGACCTGTCCAAGCAGGCCGAAGCCTACCGCGCCGTGTCTCTGCTGCTGCGCCGTCCGCCGGGACGCGAAGCTTACCCGGGTGACGTTTTCTACTTGCACTCCCGCCTGCTGGAGCGTTGTGCAAAGCTCTCCGACGAGCTGGGCGCCGGTTCGATGACCGGCCTGCCCATCATCGAGACCAAGGCCAACGACGTCGGAGCCTTCATCCCGACCAACGTGATCTCGATCACCGATGGCCAGATCTTCCTGCAGTCGGACCTCTTCAACGCCAACCAGCGTCCCGCTGTTGACGTTGGTGTCTCTGTCTCCCGTGTGGGTGGTGCTGCCCAGGTCAAGGCCATGAAGAAGGTCTCCGGTACTTTGAAGCTGGACTTGGCGCAATACCGCGACATGCAGGCATTTGCCATGTTCGCTTCGGACCTGGATGCGGCTTCACGCCAGCAGCTCACCCGTGGCGCACGCCTCATGGAACTGCTCAAGCAGGGCCAGTACACGCCGTACCCGGTCGAGAACCAGGTTGTTTCCATCTGGGCCGGCACCAAGGGCCACCTTGACGCCGTTCCCCTCGAGGACGTTCAGCGTTTCGAGGCCGAGTTCCTGGAGCACCTGAAGCACAGCACCTCTGTGCTGACGACTCTTGCACAGACCAACGTGCTGGACGACGACACGCTGGCGGTTCTTGAGGCAGCCATCAAGGACTTCTCCAAGGGTTTCTTCGGCGAAGGTGACAACCACCTGGTTGGTGCCGGCCATGAAGAGTTTGATGCCCTGGCCCAGGCCGACGTAGATCAAGAGAAGATCGTCAAGCAGAAGCGCTAG